A region from the Nesterenkonia lacusekhoensis genome encodes:
- the rraA gene encoding ribonuclease E activity regulator RraA translates to MSDSDFSTCDLFDTDEHLQSLSLQLQNLGGKTKFTGPIRTIRCHRDNGLVKSTLNTPGEGHVLVVDGEGSLESALMGDMIAESAIANGWVGVVINGAVRDRAALAQLDLGVKALGSNPRKSAKAGHGVFDIDLEFGGVHFRPGATLWSDEDGILVTNS, encoded by the coding sequence ATGAGCGATTCAGATTTCTCCACATGCGACCTATTCGACACTGACGAGCATCTGCAGTCCCTCTCTCTGCAGCTGCAGAACCTGGGCGGAAAGACGAAGTTCACCGGCCCGATCCGCACCATTCGGTGCCACCGCGACAACGGACTGGTGAAGTCGACTCTCAACACCCCCGGCGAGGGCCATGTGCTGGTCGTCGACGGCGAAGGCTCCCTGGAGTCGGCGCTGATGGGCGACATGATCGCGGAATCCGCCATCGCCAACGGCTGGGTCGGCGTCGTGATCAACGGAGCAGTCCGGGACCGCGCTGCTCTGGCTCAGCTGGATCTGGGCGTGAAGGCCCTGGGTTCGAACCCGCGGAAGTCGGCCAAAGCCGGTCACGGGGTCTTCGACATCGACCTCGAGTTCGGCGGAGTGCACTTCCGCCCCGGGGCCACTCTCTGGAGCGACGAGGACGGCATCCTCGTCACAAACTCCTAA
- a CDS encoding PIG-L deacetylase family protein, with protein sequence METQLKSPDELIEGLGMERLLAFAAHPDDLDFAAAATVAALAERGVEVTLCLLTAGDAGGFELGRDAEEMAARRRQEQLDAAEILGIRQVIFLDERDGFVEPTLELQKKIVRVMRQVQPDVVVSCHPERAWDRLQKSHPDHMACGEAVVRASYPAVENPFAFPELLEEEGLGAFRIKSLMLMGAPSERIQLRVDVTGYEEKKLEALRRHFSQHPDPAGMEHYVLEKMVQAAERSGADGRSAEEFHLVHVNAGDTISGF encoded by the coding sequence ATGGAGACACAACTGAAGAGCCCGGACGAGCTGATCGAGGGTCTGGGCATGGAGAGGCTGTTGGCCTTCGCCGCCCACCCGGATGATCTGGACTTCGCTGCGGCAGCCACCGTTGCGGCCCTGGCCGAACGCGGGGTGGAGGTCACCCTCTGCCTGCTCACCGCCGGCGACGCCGGCGGCTTCGAGCTGGGACGCGACGCCGAGGAGATGGCTGCGCGTCGGCGGCAGGAACAGCTGGACGCCGCAGAGATCCTGGGGATCCGCCAGGTGATCTTCCTGGACGAGCGCGACGGTTTCGTCGAACCCACCCTGGAGCTGCAGAAGAAGATCGTACGGGTGATGCGCCAGGTGCAGCCCGATGTCGTCGTCTCCTGTCACCCGGAGCGGGCCTGGGACCGGCTGCAGAAGTCTCACCCGGATCACATGGCCTGCGGTGAGGCAGTCGTCCGGGCCAGCTACCCCGCGGTGGAGAATCCCTTCGCGTTCCCCGAGCTGCTCGAGGAGGAGGGTCTGGGGGCCTTCAGGATCAAGTCGCTGATGCTCATGGGGGCGCCGTCGGAGCGGATTCAGCTGCGCGTCGATGTCACCGGTTATGAGGAGAAGAAGCTGGAGGCGCTGCGCCGCCACTTCAGTCAGCACCCGGATCCGGCGGGCATGGAGCACTACGTCCTGGAGAAGATGGTCCAGGCGGCTGAACGCTCTGGCGCGGATGGCCGGTCGGCGGAGGAGTTCCATCTGGTCCACGTCAACGCTGGGGATACGATCTCAGGCTTCTGA